The Caulobacter sp. 73W region CCGCCCGCGCCAATCTGGCCGCCGCCCAGGCCGCCTTGCAGTCGGCCCGCCTGAACCTGGAGTTCACCCGCGTGGTGTCCCCCATCGACGGGCGCGTCTCCAAGGCGCTGATCACCCGGGGCAACCTGGTCACGCAGACCAGCCTGCTGACCACCGTGGTGTCGGACACGCCGATCTACGCGACGTTCAACGCCGACGAGCAGACCTTCCTGAAGTACGCCGCCGCCGAGCGCGGCAAGCAGAGCCCGGTCTATCTGGGCCTGATGACCGAGGACGGTTACCCCCACCAGGGCCGGCTGCAGTTCATCGACAACGCCATCGACGCCAAGAGCGGCACGATCAACGGTCGGGCGATCTTCGCCAACGCCGACGGCCGGTTCACGCCAGGCCTGTTCGCCCGCATCCGCATGGTCAGCGAGGCGTCCGAGAACGTCGCCCTGGTGCCTGATCGCGCCATCGCGACGGACCTGGGCAAGCGCTACGTCATGGTGGTCGGGGCCGACAACAAGGCCCAGTACCGTCCCGTGGTGCTCGGCCCGCTGGCCGGCAACCTGCGCATCGTCCGCCAGGGCCTGAAGCCCGGCGACAAGGTGATCACCGCCGGCCTTCAGAAGGTCCGCCCGGGCGACGCGGTGAAGGCCGTCAAAGCCCCCGCGCCCGACTTCGCCGGCGACCTCGCCCAGATCGAGACGACCGCACGCCAGGTGGCCCAGGCCACCCAGGCCGGCGGCCAGAACTAGAACCCCGCGAGCCTAAGGGGCTTTCTCCATGAACTTCTCAAAGTTCTTCGTGACCAGGCCGCGGTTCGCCGCGGTCCTGTCGATCATCATCTTCATCGCGGGCCTGGTGTCGCTGCCGGCCCTGCCGATCAGCGAATATCCGGAAGTGGTGCCGCCGACGGTCGTCGTGCGCGCCGTCTATCCGGGCGCCAACCCGTCGGTCATCGGCCAGACGGTGGCCGCCCCCCTCGAACAGTCGATCAACGGCGTCGAGGGCATGCTCTACCAGTCGTCCCAGTCGGCGGCGGACGGGGTGATGACCTTGACCGTGACCTTCGCCCTGGGCACCGACCTGGACCAGGCCCAGGTGCAGGTCCAGAACAAGGTTGCGCAGGCCCTGCCCAAGCTGCCCCAGGAGGTGCAGCGCATCGGCGTGACCACCACCAAGGCGTCGCCCGACCTGACGCTGGTGGTCCACCTGACCTCGCCCGACAATCGCTATGACACGCTGTATCTGAGCAACTACGCCCAGCTGAACATCAAGGATCGCCTGGCCCGGATCGAGGGCGTGGGCGACGTGCAGATCTTCGGCTCGGGCGCGTATTCCATGCGCGTCTGGCTGGACCCGGATCGCCTGGCCGCCCTGAACCTGACGGCGGGCGACGTGGTGCGCTCCCTGCGCGAGCAGAACGTCCAGGTGGCCGCCGGCCAGCTCGGCGCCCCGCCGACCCCCGGCATGTCGGACTTCCAGCTGTCGGTGAACGCCCCCGGGCGTCTGCAGGACGAGCAGGAGTTCGGCGAAGTCATCGTGCGCGCCGGCGCCGACGGCCAGATCACGCGCCTGCGCGACGTGGCCCGCATCGAGCTGGGCTCCAACACCTATGCGCTGCGCGCGCTGCTGGACAACAAGCAGGCCGCGGCCATGCCCGTCTTCCAGCGCCCGGGCTCCAACGCCCTGGAGATGGCTGGCGAGGTCAAGAAGGCCATGGAGGAGCTCTCCAAGGAGTTCCCCGAGGGCGTGAAGTACGAGATCGTCTACGACACCACCGCCTTCGTGCAGGAGTCGATCGACTCGGTGGTCCACACCCTGATCGAAGCGCTGGTCCTGGTGGTCATCGTGGTCGTGGTCTTCCTGCAGAGCTGGCGCGCGTCGATCATCCCGCTGCTGGCGGTGCCGGTGTCGCTGATCGGCACCTTCGCGATCATGCTGATGCTGGGCTTCGGCCTGAACGCCCTGACCCTGTTCGGTCTGGTGCTGGCCATCGGCATCGTGGTCGATGACGCCATCGTCGTGGTCGAGAACGTGGAGCGGCACATCGCCGACGGGCTCAGCCCGCCGGAGGCCACCCGCAAGGCCATGGCCGAAGTGACCGGGCCGATCATCGCGGTCGCCCTGGTGCTGTGCGCCGTGTTCGTCCCCGCCGCCTTCATCAGCGGCCTGACCGGAGAGTTCTATCGCCAGTTCGCCCTGACCATCGCCATCTCGACGGTGATCTCGGCCATCAACTCCCTGACCCTGTCGCCGGCCCTGGCCGCCGTCCTGCTCCAACCGCACGGCGCGGAGAAAGACCGCTTCCAGAAGCTGATCGACCGGGCGCTGGGCTGGTTCTTCGGACCGTTCAACCACTACTTCGGCCGCGCCTCGAACGGCTATGTGCGGACGGTGTCGCGGGTGCTGGGCAAGTCCAGCGTCGCCATCGTCGTCTATGGCGGGCTGATCCTGCTGACGGTGTTCGCCTTCGCCAAGACGCCTGGCGGCTTCGTGCCGCAACAGGACAAGGCCTATGTCGTCTCGATGATCCAGCTGCCCGACGCGGCGTCGCTGGACCGCACCGAGAAGGTCGTCCGCGAGGTGACCGATATCGGCATGAAGATCCCCGGCGTCGCCCACGCCGTGGCCTTCCCCGGCCTGTCGATCAACGGCTTCATCAACAGCCCGAACTCCGCCGTCGTGTTCTTCCCGTTGGAGGACTTCAAGTCCCGCCGCGGGCACGACAAGTCGATGGAGACCATCGTCGGCGAGCTGAACGCCAAGCTTAGCCAGATTCCCGACGCCCAGATCGCCAGCTTCCCGCCCCCGTCCGTCCAGGGCCTGGGCACCATCGGCGGCTTCCGCATGCAGATCGTCGACAAGGCGGGCCTGGGTTCGGACGAACTGTACAAGGAAACCCAGAACCTGATCGCCAAGGCGCAGAAGGATCCGGCCCTGGCCGGGGTGTTCTCCAGCTATCAGGTGGGCGTGCCCAAGATCGAGGCCGATATCGACCGCGAGAAGGCGCGTGCTTCGGGCGTGTCCCTGACCGACCTGTTCGAGACGATGCAGGTCTATCTGGGCTCGCTGTACGTCAACGACTTCAACCGCTTTGGCCGCACCTACGAGGTCAACGTCCAGGCCGACCAGCGCTTCCGCCTGCAGCCCGAGCAGATGCTCCGACTCCAGACCCGGAACGCCGACGGCCAGATGATCCCGCTGGGGTCGTTCGTGACCTTCAAGGAGGGCACGGGTCCTGACCGCGAGATGCACTACAACGGCCTGCTGACCGCCGAGATCAACGGCGGCCCGGCGCCCGGCTACTCCACCGGCCAGGCCCAGGCGGCGCTCGAGAAACTGGCCGCCGAGGAACTGCCGAACGGCATGGGCTTCGAGTGGACCGAGCTGACCTACCAGCAGATCCTGGCGGGCAACACGGCGGTGTTCATCTTCCCGCTGTGCGTGCTGCTGGCCTTCCTGGTGCTGGTCGCCCAGTACGAGAGCTGGAGCCTGCCGCTGGTCGTCATCCTGATCGTGCCGATGACCCTGCTGTCGGCCCTGGGCGGGGTGTTCCTGACCCAAGGCGACAACAACATCTTCACCCAGATCGGGCTGATCGTGCTGGTCGGGTTGGCGTGCAAGAACGCCATCCTCATCGTCGAGTTCGCCCGCGAGCGGGAGATGCACGGCGACAGCCCGCTTCAGGCGGTGCTGGAAGCCTGCCGCCTGCGCCTGCGTCCGATCCTGATGACCTCGATCGCCTTCATCATGGGGGTCTACCCCCTGGTGGTGTCGCACGGGGCCGGGGCGGAGATGCGCCAGGCCATGGGCGTGGCGGTGTTCAGCGGCATGATCGGGGTGACCTTCTTCGGCCTGCTGCTGACGCCCGTCTTCTACTACGTCATCCGCCGCTTCACGGCCCGCAAGGCCGTCCTCCCCGCCCCGGCGGTCGAGGCCGAAGCGCAAGCCTCGCACTAGGTCGGGAGAGACCTCATGACCTTGCTACGCACCCTGCTCATCGCCGGCGCCAGCCTGACGGCCGTCGCCTGCGCGGTGGGCCCTGACTACAAGGCGCCGGCCGTCGCGCCGGTCGCCTACCAGAACGCCGAGACCTTCGTCACCACGGCCAACCCCGAGGTGGAATGGTGGAAAGGCTTCGAGGACCCGATCCTCGACCAGCTCGTCATTCAGGCGCTGGGCGACAACCTGGACCTGCGCGTCGCCATCGCCCGCGTGGCCGAGGCGCGGGCCCTGTTCACAGACACCAAGCTGGACCAGCTGCCGCGGGTCACCACCCGCGGCGCCTATTCGCTGACCGACCAGCAGTTCCCGGCCGGCAATCCCCGGATCGAGATCGAGGCGTTCCAGGCCGGCTTCGACGCCGGCTGGGAGCTGGACCTGTTCGGCCGCGTGCGCCGGGGCGTGGAGGCGGCGCGCGCCGACCTCGGCGCCACGGAGGCCGACCTGCGCGACGCCCAGGTGACGGTCGCCGCCGAGGTGGCCCGCAACTACTTCGAACTGCGCGGGGCGCAGGAGCGGCTGGCCGTGGCCCGCCGCAACCTGGAGACCCAGCGCGAGACGGTGCGCCTGACCCAGGTGCGCTTCGACGTGGGTCGCGGCGACGCCATCGACGTGGCCAGCGCCACGGCGCGGATGAAGGCCACGGAAGCGGCCATCCCGGTTCTGGTCACGGCCGAGACGCGGGCGAACTACCGCCTCGCGGTCCTGACCGGCCAGCGTCCGGGCGCGCTCGACACCCTGCTGGCGCCGCGCGCCGAGGGGCTGCGACCGCTGATCAAGGCCCTGGCCATCGGCGACGCCGGCGACCTGCTGCGCCGGAGGCCTGACGTGCAGGCGGCCGAGCGCCGCCTGGCCGGACAGACCGCCCGGGTCGGGGTGGCGACGGCCGACCTGTTCCCGCGCGTCAGCGTCACCGGCTTCGTCGGCTTCCTGTCGGGGGACCTGTCGTCCTTCGGGAACGCCAGCAGCCGGGCATGGAGCGTGGCGCCGACCGTGACCTGGCCGGGCCTGGACTTCATCGGCGCCCGGGCGCGGCTGAAGGCGCAGGAGGCCCGCGAGGAGGCCAGCCTGGCGACCTATGACCAGACCGTGCTGCGGGCCATCGAGGACCTGGAGAACGCCCTGGTCGCCTATCGCCAGCAGCAGGCGCAACTGGCAAGCCTGACCGAGCAGGCCAGCGCCTCGCGCCGGGCGGCGGAGCTGGCGCGGGTGCAGTATCGCGAGGGCGGGATCGACTTCCTTGTCCTGCTCGACGCGGAGCGCACCCTGCTGGCGGCGGAGGACGCGCTGAGCGTCGCGGAAACCGGCGTGAACACCAATGTGGTGGCCATCTACAAGGCATTGGGCGGGGGCTGGACTCCGGCCTGATAAAGTCTGCGCGGGCGTTCGTCCCCAGCCACGCCCGCGCAGGCCCCTTTCATCATGACGGTTCGATGACTAGCTTCACCTGATGATCGAAGCTCTCCTCAAGCAGCAGATCAAGGTCGGCGACCTGACCCTGCGCCTTCCCGGCGGCAGGACGATCAGGGCCGGCGACGGGACCGGAACGCCGGTCACGGTCCGCCTCAACAGCCGGGGCGTCAGACGCATCGCCGCCAAGCCGACCCTGGGTCTTGGCGAGGCCTTCATGGACGAGGACCTGGTCTTCGAGCAGGGCCGCATGTGGGACCTGCTGGAGATCGTCGGCCGCAGCGGCTCGCGCATCCCCAAGGGACGCGGCGGGGTGCTGACCCGGCTGAAGCGGGCCATCAAGCGGCGCATCCAGCAGGCCAACGGACGGGTCGCCTCCCGCCGAAATGTGCACCACCACTACGACATCTCCAACGACCTCTACCGGCGGTTCCTGGACGCCGACATGCAGTACTCCTGCGCCTACTTTCCGCGCGAGGGGATAAGCCTGGAGGAGGCCCAGGCCGCCAAGAAGGCGCACATCGGCGCCAAACTGCGGATCGAACCGGGCGACGAGGTCCTGGACATCGGTTCGGGCTGGGGCGGCATGGCCATGACCCTGGCGCGCGACTTCGGCGCCGACGTCACCGGCGTGACCCTGTCCACCGAGCAGCTGGAGCTGGCCCGTGAACGGGCGGCCAAGGCGGGGCTGGCGGATCGAGCGAGGTTCGAGCTGACCGACTATCGCGACATCACGCGCACCTTCGACCGCATCGTCTCGGTCGGCATGCTGGAACATGTGGGGGCGCCGAACTTCCGGGGCTATTTCGAGACCGTCCGCCGGCTGCTGGATGAGGACGGCGTGGCCGTCATCCACTCCATCGGCCGCATGGAAGGCCCGCGCACCACCAACCTCTTCACCAACAAGTACATCTTCCCCGGCGGCTATGTGCCGGCCCTGTCGGAGATCGTCTCGGCGGCCGAGGACGCGGGCCTTTGGGTCACCGACGTGGAGATCCTGCGCATCCACTACGCCGAGACCCTGCGCCACTGGCGCGAGCGGTTCCTGGCCGATCCGGAGATCCCGTCGCTGTATGACGCGCGGTTCCTGCGCATGTGGGAGTATTATCTGGCCTCGGCCGAGGTGGGCTTCCGCTACGGCGGGCACATGGTCTTCCAGATCCAGCTGACCCGGAAGCT contains the following coding sequences:
- a CDS encoding efflux transporter outer membrane subunit — protein: MTLLRTLLIAGASLTAVACAVGPDYKAPAVAPVAYQNAETFVTTANPEVEWWKGFEDPILDQLVIQALGDNLDLRVAIARVAEARALFTDTKLDQLPRVTTRGAYSLTDQQFPAGNPRIEIEAFQAGFDAGWELDLFGRVRRGVEAARADLGATEADLRDAQVTVAAEVARNYFELRGAQERLAVARRNLETQRETVRLTQVRFDVGRGDAIDVASATARMKATEAAIPVLVTAETRANYRLAVLTGQRPGALDTLLAPRAEGLRPLIKALAIGDAGDLLRRRPDVQAAERRLAGQTARVGVATADLFPRVSVTGFVGFLSGDLSSFGNASSRAWSVAPTVTWPGLDFIGARARLKAQEAREEASLATYDQTVLRAIEDLENALVAYRQQQAQLASLTEQASASRRAAELARVQYREGGIDFLVLLDAERTLLAAEDALSVAETGVNTNVVAIYKALGGGWTPA
- a CDS encoding class I SAM-dependent methyltransferase; this encodes MIEALLKQQIKVGDLTLRLPGGRTIRAGDGTGTPVTVRLNSRGVRRIAAKPTLGLGEAFMDEDLVFEQGRMWDLLEIVGRSGSRIPKGRGGVLTRLKRAIKRRIQQANGRVASRRNVHHHYDISNDLYRRFLDADMQYSCAYFPREGISLEEAQAAKKAHIGAKLRIEPGDEVLDIGSGWGGMAMTLARDFGADVTGVTLSTEQLELARERAAKAGLADRARFELTDYRDITRTFDRIVSVGMLEHVGAPNFRGYFETVRRLLDEDGVAVIHSIGRMEGPRTTNLFTNKYIFPGGYVPALSEIVSAAEDAGLWVTDVEILRIHYAETLRHWRERFLADPEIPSLYDARFLRMWEYYLASAEVGFRYGGHMVFQIQLTRKLDTLPITRDYLAGS
- a CDS encoding efflux RND transporter periplasmic adaptor subunit, producing the protein MRNKLIFNSFAVLAATAVLAACGAKAQQEAAPPPPQVSVTDVAFKNLRQWDDFTGRLEAVESVDINPRVGGYINSIGFQEGARVRKGQVLFQIDPRPFQADANRAAAEVDRGRAQLELATANKERGRRLLDQNAVAQSEFERLEAEEKSARANLAAAQAALQSARLNLEFTRVVSPIDGRVSKALITRGNLVTQTSLLTTVVSDTPIYATFNADEQTFLKYAAAERGKQSPVYLGLMTEDGYPHQGRLQFIDNAIDAKSGTINGRAIFANADGRFTPGLFARIRMVSEASENVALVPDRAIATDLGKRYVMVVGADNKAQYRPVVLGPLAGNLRIVRQGLKPGDKVITAGLQKVRPGDAVKAVKAPAPDFAGDLAQIETTARQVAQATQAGGQN
- a CDS encoding efflux RND transporter permease subunit is translated as MNFSKFFVTRPRFAAVLSIIIFIAGLVSLPALPISEYPEVVPPTVVVRAVYPGANPSVIGQTVAAPLEQSINGVEGMLYQSSQSAADGVMTLTVTFALGTDLDQAQVQVQNKVAQALPKLPQEVQRIGVTTTKASPDLTLVVHLTSPDNRYDTLYLSNYAQLNIKDRLARIEGVGDVQIFGSGAYSMRVWLDPDRLAALNLTAGDVVRSLREQNVQVAAGQLGAPPTPGMSDFQLSVNAPGRLQDEQEFGEVIVRAGADGQITRLRDVARIELGSNTYALRALLDNKQAAAMPVFQRPGSNALEMAGEVKKAMEELSKEFPEGVKYEIVYDTTAFVQESIDSVVHTLIEALVLVVIVVVVFLQSWRASIIPLLAVPVSLIGTFAIMLMLGFGLNALTLFGLVLAIGIVVDDAIVVVENVERHIADGLSPPEATRKAMAEVTGPIIAVALVLCAVFVPAAFISGLTGEFYRQFALTIAISTVISAINSLTLSPALAAVLLQPHGAEKDRFQKLIDRALGWFFGPFNHYFGRASNGYVRTVSRVLGKSSVAIVVYGGLILLTVFAFAKTPGGFVPQQDKAYVVSMIQLPDAASLDRTEKVVREVTDIGMKIPGVAHAVAFPGLSINGFINSPNSAVVFFPLEDFKSRRGHDKSMETIVGELNAKLSQIPDAQIASFPPPSVQGLGTIGGFRMQIVDKAGLGSDELYKETQNLIAKAQKDPALAGVFSSYQVGVPKIEADIDREKARASGVSLTDLFETMQVYLGSLYVNDFNRFGRTYEVNVQADQRFRLQPEQMLRLQTRNADGQMIPLGSFVTFKEGTGPDREMHYNGLLTAEINGGPAPGYSTGQAQAALEKLAAEELPNGMGFEWTELTYQQILAGNTAVFIFPLCVLLAFLVLVAQYESWSLPLVVILIVPMTLLSALGGVFLTQGDNNIFTQIGLIVLVGLACKNAILIVEFAREREMHGDSPLQAVLEACRLRLRPILMTSIAFIMGVYPLVVSHGAGAEMRQAMGVAVFSGMIGVTFFGLLLTPVFYYVIRRFTARKAVLPAPAVEAEAQASH